The following proteins are co-located in the Microbulbifer sp. VAAF005 genome:
- the dcd gene encoding dCTP deaminase → MSIKSDKWIRRMAEQHGMIEPFEAGQVRHNDNGDRLISYGTSSYGYDVRCAREFKIFTNVHSATVDPKTFDENSFVDVEGDHCIIPPNSFALARTVEYFRIPRSVLTVCLGKSTYARCGIIVNVTPLEPEWEGHVTLEFSNTTNLPAKIYANEGVAQMLFFESDEVCDVSYADRGGKYQGQRGVTLPRT, encoded by the coding sequence GTGAGTATCAAGTCCGACAAGTGGATTCGCCGCATGGCAGAGCAGCACGGTATGATTGAGCCTTTTGAGGCCGGTCAGGTGCGTCATAACGATAATGGCGATCGACTCATCTCCTATGGCACCTCCAGCTATGGCTACGATGTTCGCTGTGCTCGTGAATTTAAGATTTTTACCAATGTTCACTCAGCGACAGTTGACCCCAAGACCTTCGATGAAAACAGCTTTGTGGATGTTGAAGGCGACCACTGCATTATTCCGCCAAACTCCTTTGCCCTGGCGCGTACAGTGGAGTATTTCCGCATCCCGCGCTCTGTATTGACGGTTTGCCTGGGTAAATCCACTTATGCCCGTTGCGGTATTATCGTCAATGTGACGCCACTGGAGCCGGAGTGGGAAGGTCATGTGACTTTGGAGTTCTCCAATACCACTAACTTGCCCGCGAAGATCTATGCCAACGAGGGTGTGGCACAGATGCTGTTCTTCGAATCCGATGAGGTTTGTGATGTGTCCTATGCCGATCGTGGTGGCAAATACCAGGGCCAGCGCGGCGTTACCTTGCCTCGCACCTGA
- a CDS encoding NAD(P)/FAD-dependent oxidoreductase: MTEVSTSQLPESVDVLVIGAGAAGLMCAATAGQRGRNVLVLDHANKVGKKILMSGGGRCNFTNLYTSAENFYSNNPHFCKSALARYSQWDFIALVEKHGVAYHEKTLGQLFCDNKSRDIVDLLLAECRAAKAQIRTRCSITQIRALGQGYRVETSMGTVTCESLVVATGGLSIPTMGASGFGYEIAKQFGLDVVPTRAALVPFTQHKRQLERQGTLPGTSLSVTASCAEGSFQEQMLFTHRGLSGPAVLQVSSHWREGQTVVFDLSPEKNLAEWLPLRRQQSPDSHLHSVLAEVWSKKLVQFFLQRAQIVSRPLKQFGEGELQQAGEKLQSWKLVPAGTEGYRTAEVTLGGVDTAQVSSRTMECKTRQGLYFIGEVLDVTGWLGGFNFQWAWASGHAAGEVA, translated from the coding sequence ATGACAGAGGTTTCTACCAGCCAGCTACCTGAAAGCGTCGATGTATTGGTCATTGGTGCTGGGGCAGCTGGACTAATGTGCGCGGCTACAGCGGGCCAGCGCGGGCGCAACGTGTTGGTCCTGGACCACGCCAACAAAGTCGGAAAGAAAATCCTGATGTCTGGTGGTGGCCGCTGCAACTTTACCAATCTCTACACCAGTGCAGAGAACTTCTACAGTAACAACCCCCATTTCTGTAAGTCCGCCTTGGCTCGCTATAGCCAGTGGGACTTTATTGCATTGGTGGAAAAGCACGGGGTTGCCTACCACGAGAAAACCCTCGGTCAGCTCTTTTGCGACAATAAATCAAGGGATATTGTCGACTTGTTACTGGCGGAATGCCGCGCGGCCAAGGCACAGATCCGCACGCGCTGTAGCATTACTCAAATTCGAGCTCTGGGGCAGGGGTATAGGGTCGAAACCAGTATGGGGACGGTTACCTGTGAATCCTTGGTCGTGGCTACCGGAGGCCTTTCTATCCCCACCATGGGGGCGAGCGGATTTGGCTATGAGATCGCTAAGCAGTTTGGGCTTGATGTAGTTCCAACTCGAGCAGCGCTAGTGCCATTCACCCAGCATAAACGGCAATTAGAGCGTCAGGGTACCCTGCCTGGAACCTCTCTTTCAGTGACCGCTTCTTGCGCTGAAGGTAGTTTCCAGGAGCAGATGCTATTCACTCACAGGGGACTGAGTGGGCCAGCGGTTTTGCAAGTTTCCAGCCACTGGCGAGAAGGTCAAACGGTAGTATTTGACTTGTCTCCAGAGAAAAATCTGGCAGAGTGGTTACCGTTGCGCCGACAACAGAGCCCGGATAGCCACTTACACAGCGTTTTGGCTGAGGTTTGGAGCAAAAAGTTAGTACAGTTTTTCCTGCAGCGAGCGCAAATTGTCAGCCGCCCCCTAAAACAGTTTGGGGAGGGGGAATTACAGCAAGCTGGAGAAAAGTTACAAAGCTGGAAATTGGTACCGGCGGGCACTGAGGGTTATCGCACTGCTGAGGTAACATTAGGTGGAGTCGATACTGCACAGGTCTCTTCCCGTACTATGGAATGTAAAACCCGGCAGGGGCTTTATTTTATTGGTGAGGTTCTCGATGTAACCGGCTGGCTCGGCGGGTTTAATTTCCAATGGGCTTGGGCTTCAGGTCATGCCGCAGGAGAGGTGGCTTAA